A section of the Planctomycetaceae bacterium genome encodes:
- the xth gene encoding exodeoxyribonuclease III has protein sequence MKIATFNVNSIRSRTQIVLDWLKENKPDALCLQETKVQDKDFPADAFADSGYEFVYKGEKSYNGVAIFSKHKITDVQYGLDSEPSDPARMIKIKTADVTIINTYIPQGFEIESEKYQYKLDWYKRLLKYFKSNFEPIDKILWLGDLNIAYEAKDVHDPKRLDGSVCFNKELSGVFKKFIDWGFADLFRKFCTDEGQYSFWDYREPNGFKRNRGWRLDYIMGTPPMAKACVNCVIDKKPRTLEKPSDHTPVVAAFEKI, from the coding sequence ATGAAAATAGCGACTTTTAATGTAAATTCGATACGGTCACGAACACAAATTGTTCTCGATTGGCTCAAGGAGAACAAGCCGGATGCGCTGTGTTTGCAGGAGACGAAAGTTCAGGATAAAGATTTTCCGGCTGACGCATTCGCGGACAGCGGGTATGAATTTGTTTATAAAGGCGAGAAGAGCTATAACGGCGTTGCGATTTTCAGCAAACATAAAATCACCGATGTTCAATACGGATTAGACAGCGAGCCGAGCGACCCGGCCAGAATGATAAAAATAAAAACCGCGGACGTTACTATCATCAACACCTATATTCCACAGGGCTTCGAAATTGAATCTGAAAAATATCAATACAAACTCGACTGGTACAAAAGACTGCTGAAATATTTCAAAAGCAATTTTGAGCCGATAGACAAAATTTTATGGCTGGGCGATTTAAATATCGCTTATGAAGCCAAAGACGTGCACGACCCAAAAAGGCTCGATGGGTCAGTTTGCTTTAACAAAGAGCTATCAGGGGTCTTCAAGAAATTTATCGATTGGGGATTTGCGGATCTGTTCAGAAAATTCTGCACTGACGAAGGGCAATATTCATTTTGGGATTATCGCGAGCCGAACGGATTCAAACGCAACAGAGGCTGGCGGCTGGATTATATTATGGGAACTCCCCCGATGGCTAAAGCCTGCGTGAATTGCGTCATAGACAAAAAGCCGAGAACACTGGAAAAGCCCAGCGACCACACTCCGGTAGTCGCGGCGTTCGAGAAAATTTAA
- a CDS encoding rRNA pseudouridine synthase translates to MAKERLQRILAAAGIDSRRRCEELILQGAVRVNGKIVDTMPAFADADEDNITVDGRRIQKPKKKVYYLLNKPKGVICTNDDPAGKRKAIDLIDTKDRIFCAGRLDTETTGAIVLTNDSVVADRLTHPRYSLEKTYIATIKGKITNEAVDKLKRGVWLSDGKTSPLKIKVLKASERESQLEIRIRFGLNREIQRIMARLGYKVASLKRTHIGRISIDRMSLGSYRSLTESEIKYLSSDPKRDSEEKKSPKRLTNRTARQ, encoded by the coding sequence ATGGCAAAAGAACGATTACAAAGAATTCTCGCTGCGGCAGGTATAGATTCACGCCGAAGGTGTGAAGAATTGATACTTCAGGGTGCAGTCCGCGTCAATGGCAAGATAGTTGATACGATGCCGGCGTTCGCGGATGCTGATGAGGATAACATTACCGTTGACGGCAGACGAATCCAAAAGCCCAAAAAAAAGGTTTATTACCTGCTGAATAAGCCCAAAGGCGTCATTTGTACCAACGATGACCCGGCAGGCAAGCGAAAGGCGATTGATTTAATCGACACAAAAGACAGGATATTCTGTGCCGGCAGATTAGACACCGAAACCACTGGTGCTATTGTACTTACAAACGATTCTGTTGTTGCCGACAGGCTGACACATCCGCGTTATAGCCTTGAAAAAACGTATATAGCGACGATTAAAGGCAAAATCACGAATGAAGCTGTCGATAAATTGAAGAGAGGCGTTTGGCTTTCAGATGGCAAAACTTCGCCGTTGAAGATTAAGGTTTTAAAGGCGTCGGAACGTGAATCGCAGTTGGAAATCAGGATTCGTTTTGGCTTGAATCGCGAAATCCAGAGGATTATGGCAAGGCTCGGCTATAAAGTCGCCTCGCTCAAGCGAACGCACATCGGACGGATATCGATTGACAGAATGAGCCTCGGCAGTTACAGGTCGCTGACGGAATCGGAGATAAAATATTTGTCTTCTGACCCGAAGAGAGATTCCGAGGAAAAAAAATCGCCCAAAAGGTTGACAAATCGCACCGCCCGACAGTAG